A single genomic interval of Deinococcota bacterium harbors:
- a CDS encoding ABC transporter ATP-binding protein: MLELRNVESGYFKQVLVLKGVSLRVEAGRCVAVLGSNGAGKSTLLRTIMGLIDDEPRKGSVLFLGREVSRQDAERTARAGLAYVIEGRGIFAGLTVLDNLMLGAYHRPRGKEVNGDLGRIYAMFPRLEERKRQPAGTMSGGEQQMLALGRALMSRPRLLMLDEPSLGLAPMLVEEIFGVIRSINDGGTGILLVEQNAHQALAIADYGYVLEAGRIVLEGSAEALRADGNVQELYLGTHTVQRGRVYAGRRRRRWN; encoded by the coding sequence ATGCTCGAGCTGAGGAACGTCGAGAGCGGCTACTTCAAGCAGGTCCTGGTCTTGAAGGGCGTCTCGCTCAGAGTCGAGGCGGGGCGCTGCGTGGCGGTGCTCGGCTCCAACGGCGCGGGCAAGAGCACGCTGCTGAGGACCATCATGGGGCTCATCGACGACGAGCCGCGCAAGGGCAGCGTCCTCTTCCTGGGCCGCGAGGTGAGCCGGCAGGACGCCGAGAGGACCGCGCGGGCAGGGCTCGCCTACGTCATCGAGGGCCGGGGCATCTTCGCCGGGCTGACCGTGCTCGACAACCTCATGCTGGGCGCCTACCACCGCCCGCGGGGCAAGGAGGTGAACGGCGACCTGGGGCGCATCTATGCGATGTTCCCGCGGCTCGAGGAGCGCAAGCGCCAGCCCGCCGGCACCATGTCGGGCGGCGAGCAGCAGATGCTCGCCCTCGGCCGGGCGCTGATGAGCCGGCCCAGGCTGCTCATGCTCGACGAGCCCAGCCTGGGCCTGGCGCCCATGTTAGTCGAGGAGATCTTCGGGGTGATCAGAAGCATCAACGACGGCGGCACCGGCATCTTGCTCGTCGAGCAAAACGCCCACCAGGCGCTGGCCATCGCCGACTACGGCTACGTGCTCGAGGCCGGCCGCATCGTTCTAGAGGGCAGCGCCGAAGCGCTGAGGGCCGACGGCAACGTCCAAGAGCTCTACCTCGGCACGCACACCGTGCAGCGCGGGCGCGTCTACGCAGGTCGGCGGAGGCGGCGCTGGAATTGA